One Candidatus Abawacabacteria bacterium DNA window includes the following coding sequences:
- a CDS encoding A/G-specific adenine glycosylase, whose translation MFWSKTILNWFNQHGRHHLPWRNTRDPYAICVSEYMLQQTQVERVIPKYEAWLATFPTWEILAQAKTADVLRLWSGLGYNSRALRLQKLAQVVVDHYQGKLPDNAAELVKLPGIGPYTAAALSSFAFEKEIVVIDTNIERIVLRYFWAEPEAKRARVTTLLEEVIIEASKKKVVFSRFFFQGLMDFGSAICKAKPLCTICPLRESCQAFAKQQFLVKRPKQSHFPHSRRFYRGQLIKTLHSKQKLTLAELAKDYDIQKYSWPEIVQGLEKDGLIAVHEEGEPYVTLPGEV comes from the coding sequence ATGTTTTGGTCCAAGACAATTCTAAACTGGTTTAATCAACATGGCAGACATCATTTGCCTTGGCGGAATACGCGCGATCCTTATGCTATTTGTGTTTCTGAGTATATGCTGCAGCAAACTCAGGTGGAGAGAGTGATCCCTAAATATGAAGCCTGGTTAGCTACTTTTCCGACTTGGGAGATTTTGGCTCAAGCCAAAACAGCGGATGTGCTGCGGCTCTGGTCTGGTTTGGGCTATAACTCACGTGCTTTACGATTACAAAAGTTGGCTCAAGTAGTAGTCGATCACTATCAAGGAAAACTTCCTGATAATGCAGCAGAGTTAGTAAAGTTGCCAGGTATTGGTCCTTATACTGCTGCAGCTTTGAGCTCTTTTGCTTTTGAAAAAGAAATAGTAGTGATTGATACCAATATTGAAAGAATTGTTTTGCGATACTTCTGGGCTGAGCCTGAAGCGAAAAGAGCGAGAGTGACGACTCTCTTAGAGGAGGTAATTATCGAAGCGAGTAAGAAAAAAGTAGTTTTTTCACGCTTTTTCTTTCAAGGCTTAATGGATTTTGGCTCGGCAATTTGTAAAGCAAAACCGTTATGTACTATATGTCCGTTACGTGAGAGTTGTCAGGCTTTTGCTAAACAACAGTTTTTAGTGAAAAGACCAAAACAATCACATTTCCCTCATTCCCGCCGTTTCTATCGTGGGCAATTAATCAAGACTTTGCATAGCAAGCAAAAGCTTACCTTAGCAGAATTAGCCAAAGACTATGATATTCAAAAGTATTCTTGGCCGGAAATTGTACAAGGTTTAGAAAAAGATGGTTTGATAGCTGTGCATGAAGAAGGAGAACCTTATGTTACTTTACCAGGGGAAGTTTGA
- a CDS encoding fused MFS/spermidine synthase → MRSHRFLLWTTFISGMSLMALEINASRILAPYFGTSLFVWSSIIGIVLLALSIGYYFGGKMADKYPRSEMLYGILWAVGIWMMVLPWLSTFLLNLITQQGISVSLLISAIVISIVLFLPPCTLMGMVSPYVLKLYADHFKELGREAGTLYAISTLGSLIGTFLPSLVTIPLIGSLRTTLFFACVLLITATIGLGKKWLIVFPIIAALLLIFAKPAVTNAYTVYQTESSYGYIHVYDHNDIRFLQLDAPYGVHSIKRADSLFTQNYWDYYTVIPYYLPVEKTLLLGVAGGNISTLLSHYFPQMQITGVEIDPAIIKTAQQYFDLDKPNLKLVEQDARSFLHQTDEDYDLIIMDAYHNLNIPVHLSTKEFFAEAKSHLTNNGLLAINVAHSGPGSKLDSYLAATLHSIFPYVYTIDTNNGYNTVLIGSQNAWVIPSNISQIQANYPELYHIWRKYPPIQITDFDLNLIQTDDSNILELIAGEEAFHVVKK, encoded by the coding sequence ATGCGTTCTCATCGCTTTCTTCTCTGGACTACTTTTATTTCTGGTATGAGCTTGATGGCATTAGAGATTAATGCTTCTCGTATTTTAGCTCCCTATTTCGGCACCTCATTATTTGTCTGGAGCAGCATTATCGGTATTGTTTTGCTTGCTTTATCGATCGGCTATTACTTTGGTGGGAAAATGGCTGACAAGTATCCTCGATCAGAGATGCTTTATGGCATTCTTTGGGCTGTAGGTATCTGGATGATGGTATTACCCTGGCTTAGTACCTTTTTGCTTAATCTCATCACCCAACAAGGGATTAGTGTTTCTTTGCTGATTTCAGCTATAGTGATTAGCATTGTTCTCTTTTTGCCACCTTGTACGCTCATGGGCATGGTTTCTCCTTACGTTCTCAAGCTCTATGCAGACCATTTCAAAGAATTGGGACGAGAAGCTGGTACTCTGTATGCTATTTCCACCCTAGGAAGCTTGATTGGCACATTTCTTCCATCACTGGTTACTATCCCCTTGATTGGCAGTTTGAGAACAACACTATTTTTTGCATGCGTATTACTTATTACTGCCACTATTGGCTTAGGTAAAAAGTGGTTGATCGTTTTTCCCATTATAGCAGCTCTACTTTTAATCTTTGCTAAGCCGGCGGTAACTAATGCCTATACGGTTTATCAGACAGAATCTAGTTATGGGTACATTCATGTTTATGATCATAATGACATTCGTTTTTTACAATTAGACGCACCATATGGAGTCCATTCAATTAAACGAGCTGATTCATTGTTCACCCAAAATTATTGGGATTATTACACGGTTATCCCTTATTATCTGCCGGTAGAAAAAACACTATTATTGGGTGTAGCTGGGGGGAATATTAGTACTTTGTTAAGCCACTATTTTCCTCAAATGCAAATTACGGGGGTAGAAATTGATCCTGCGATTATTAAAACCGCTCAGCAATATTTCGATTTAGACAAACCAAATTTAAAACTGGTCGAACAAGATGCCCGCAGTTTTTTGCATCAGACTGATGAAGATTATGACTTAATTATCATGGATGCTTATCATAATTTAAATATTCCCGTACATCTCTCCACAAAAGAATTTTTTGCTGAAGCGAAAAGTCATCTCACTAATAATGGCTTACTGGCAATCAATGTCGCTCATAGTGGTCCTGGCTCTAAATTAGATAGTTATTTGGCAGCTACTCTCCATAGTATTTTCCCTTATGTTTATACAATAGACACGAATAATGGCTATAATACGGTCTTAATCGGCAGTCAAAACGCTTGGGTAATTCCAAGCAATATTAGCCAAATTCAAGCAAATTATCCTGAACTCTATCATATCTGGCGTAAATATCCTCCAATACAAATCACAGATTTTGACCTGAATTTGATCCAAACGGATGATAGCAATATCCTCGAATTGATAGCCGGTGAAGAAGCCTTCCATGTAGTGAAGAAATAA